In the Paramisgurnus dabryanus chromosome 18, PD_genome_1.1, whole genome shotgun sequence genome, TGAGATAATCAGCTAGTGGCCTGGTTAAATAGGGCTTAGCAATGAGGAGTGTGTTTTTAATAAGAACTTAAAGAGCTTGTGCTGTAAAGGCCAGACTTCTGTCAGAGGATCCAGAGGAGAGCAAAACAATTGAATGTGCTTATTTGCCAAAGTCCCATAGACTTTACTccatatattttaatgtaaaacttTCATTAAGTTTCATCTTATCTCCCAGAAAGAAAGTGTGACGTAGTAGACGTCGGTCAAGCTCAGGCTTTGATACCGGTCACCTGATCAGTTGTACTACAGCAGATCCTCATTCACCTTCAACACTATTAGGAAAACACCTTGCCGCTGATGACAGTTGGATTGGATTCGGGTTGCCCCTGCTGCTGCAGGTGTCTCCTCACATTGGTTCTCACAACAGTTTGAGGATTCCTGAAATCTCAAACTTTTCTTACTTGGCCTACACCTGCAAGCACCGGGACTGGGGTAGAATCTCCCAAACCCAAGATGAGTGTCAAAAAGGAAGACGTGGAGAAGTTCTTGGATGGAAATCCAGCTTTTGCCAGGAGCTATTTTGACCAAAAGCTCAAACCGGGTGCAGTGGCCTCGATCCTGCGAATACCAGAGTCCAAAGTGGATGTGGAGACTTTTAAAGACATAAGCTCCGTAGAAGAGGGAGCGATATTCTacgatctcattacagatatgCAAGAGAACGTAAATATGGAGAAAGTGATTTTTAAGATCTTGAAGAGGATCAGTGCTCTGATCCATGCCGACCGCTGTAGCCTGTTCATGTATCGGCAGAGAAACGGTGTCGCCGAGTTGGCCACACGACTCTTTAATGTTAACAAAGATTCTGAGCTGGATGACTGTGTGGTGGCTCCGGATTCTGAGATCGTCTTCCCTCTTGATATCGGTATTGTAGGACACGTTGCCCAAACCAAGAAGCCCATCAATGTCAAGGATGTTACACAGGTAAGACATGCACAGTATctttacacaaacacaaattGTAGAAGTATGACTATGAATTTATAAAACATGGTTATTAGAAACAAATAAACTATTGTAGTATGTTTATGAATGCAGGTATGGTCAATCCATATTTTCAGGCTTGCCAAATCCTCTTGACATAATCCAATTATATCAATATTCCATGACCCATCTTCAGCATGAAGGATTATTATACCTTTGGCATTTATGGGATGCACAGCTCTTTAAAAGATCAAATTTACTCTCATTAAACTTTTTCCTTTTCTGTCGCTGAAGTGCatggtaccctcaaaggtttatttttgtacctttatgggtatacaacacattgaaacaTTGTGCCTTGATACAATATTATCCCCATAGGACCAATTCTGTAACTCATGGAACAATTTTGcaccagttaaattttaggggtacaactATTTACCTGTACCTTTAACTGTACACAAGGTACAGTAATGTAGGCCTATCCAGGGGCTgccggtgacttattttttcgagggcgctcaatgcaaagttcgtcacactATGTATGTTGCCCgacatgtgtgtggttcgtcatttcaaaatatgagtgatcttatgtgcatcacgtgtcttgtcaaaataagtgcctgctgcaaactgctaaagggtttataataaaagagacgctcgcattTGCCATACTCACATAATGTCATGCGTTATCAGAGTTtattgttaagggagtgtcttgcgcgtattttgtgaacgtgaacgtctcttttatcataaacagttttgacgcgtgtgcagtaggcacttattttgataaaacacgtgatgcacatgattcacatgacgcaacaaacacataatttgaaaacacgagcaacacacatgacactaaGAAAccacatttgcatttaaaaggatacacccaaaaacgacacattttttgATTACACTTGCAAagtgcaattttaacatgttataataaattatctactgtatatggtattttaagctaaaacttcacatatgtactctggggacaccaaagatttatttgacatcttaaaaaagtcttgtgaaatgtcccctttaataagaaatgaagagttttgttgcaaaatgaGTTAcctccgtttttaacatttttgtcaaaacatgttttttattatgttatcatgttattattttgttttatggtgctacttagctgtatttttttagttattaaagttttaatcaaaacaaaccaactgcagttgaattgatattaattggaatgcacaaccaaaaaacaagatttctgaaaaatttaaaatcaaagttatCTCGTTTTTCAACTAAACTTTTCAAATCATtccttaaaaaataatttattagtcATAATAAATTGTTGCAAATGTTTGCAGGTTTCAAAATAAGCTTAGCACCACAATGAAATTCCTCAGTCAGTTTTAATAATTCAGTCATAATAATTCAAGTTTTCACATTACACTTAACCTCACGGAATGTCGAGTTATAGTCAcacaaaatttgattaatttatttatgtccATGTcctgaaattcagctttttttcatGCCGTGAGCACTAATGGCTTTTTCGTGTCtgttgcacgactttctttttcatttcattttatgtattgttttctctttgatttttcctattttcttaccattgtcgcttggggttggggttagaatcactttctgttacatttttagacatcttaacccaaaccccaactccaggcgagaatagttttaaaagcgttagaaaaacatgtagaaaccaatacataaaagtacatcctaacccaaaccccaaatctaaccccaaccccaagcaacaattatttaaaaatggggggggggacaaatgagaaaacaatacataaaatgacacaaaatgacatttgtgctcaaggcacgaaaaagcggaatttcgtgccatggacacaaataaattaatcaaattttgcgtaactataacacaactttctgtgagatcatgttgattaaaacagtgtgtacatttatgaCATTTATGACAAAACCATCTTTGCTTTTACTCTAGGATAGTCACTTCAGCACTTTTGTTGATAACCTTACTGAATACACTACACGCAACATCTTGGCCACACCGATCATGAACGGGAAGGATGTTGTTGCTGTCATCATGGCTGTCAACAAAACCACTGGACCTTATTTCACAGATGAAGATGAGGATGTAAGTCTGCCTGTCCTTCTGTTTACCATCCATTAAAATGAACACAAACTGAGCATTACTCAAAATAGTGCATCTTTTTGtttaaagctttttttaaagtaCTTAAAAGTTGGCTCTCTGAACCTGAAGATTTTTCACCTGAGCTATCTACATAACTGCGAAACACGTAAAGGACAGGTCAGTCTCTGTTAACTGCACACTATATAAATGGCGTggaaaaaaaatgctaataCCTTTCATGTATCTCATTCATAGCTGCTGTTGTGGTCAGCTAACAAGGTGTTTGAAGAGCTCACAGATATTGAGCGTCAGTTTCACAAAGCTTTATACACCGTGCGAGCCTACCTCAACTGTGACAGATACTCTGTAGGCCTGCTGGACATGACCAAAGAAAAGGTGCGTTGATCAAAAAAGTTAAACTTCATCATGTGTCTCTCTCCATAGGTCCTGTttacataaatgcattttttatttgttttttgcaGGAGTTTTTTGATGTTTGGCCTGTGTTGATGGGAGAGCAGCCACCATATTCTGGCCCTGTAACTCCGGAtggaagggtcagcttcagTTTTTCCATTTCACTTAAGCTGTTTGAAATGCGTTTGaaacaaatgtgtgtttttgtttgcttAGGAAATCAATTTCTACAAAGTTATTGACTATATTTTGCATGGAAAAGAGGACATAAAGGTCATACCGTAAGTTTTTCTTCTGGTGACCATTTCTTCTGATGTACTTTATTTCCAAAGCATGCATTATATCAGACTTGACATTTAATACGAAGTGCATGTTAATATCTGTCTTATTGTTTCAAAGAAATCCACCTGCAGACCATTGGGCACTGGTTAGTGGATTACCCACATATGTAGCAGAGAGTGGATTTGTAAGTGACTCCTCATTATCTTAGGTATGAAATATGCATGCAAATGATGAATGAAGCATATAtctatttattgtttttgttgcaCGATAAAGATTTGCAACATCATGAACGCAGCCGCCGAAGAAATGTTCAAATTTCAGGTGAATATTGGTTGCTATCTAAATTTTACTGTTTAAATTCCCCTTGCGTTGCATTAAAACACAAATCTGTCGATTCTCTAGACGGAAGCGTTGGATGAAAGTGGATGGACTATCAAGAATGTGCTTTCCCTGCCTATTGTCAACAAAAAAGAAGAGATTGTTGGCGTTGCAACTTTTTACAACAGGAAAGATGGCAAACCGTTTGATGACCATGATGAACAACTCATGGAGGTATAAATGACTGAAAACTGAGTGAGTAAATAGAAACGTTACTTGTTGATTCATGGAAAGATGTATTTGTCGTCCTTAAAAAGGCCTTGACACAGTTTCTGGGTTGGTCGGCACTCAACACAGACACCTATGACAAAATGAATAAACTGGAGAACAGGAAGGACATCGCCCAGGATATGGTGCTGTACCACGTCAAATGTCGAGATGATGAGATTCAAGATATCCTTGTAAGTTCCTTCAGAGGCTTTAATTACTTGGATTGCTTTTTTGTGTCAGTTTTGTCTGAATTGGTGTTTCTGTTCTAGAAAACAAGAGAGTATTTTGACCGAGAGCCCAAGGACTGCGAGGAAGATGAGCTTTTGGAGATTTTGGTACAATATCAGCGTACTTTACCTTTAATATTACTTCAAAAGTAAGAGGATTTTAagggggacatatcatgaaaatcataatttttccatgtttaagtgatataattgggtccccagtgcttctatcaacctaaaaaaaagatcaacccagtaacttagttttggtaaaccattctctgcaagcatgtaaaaaaatatgtcattgaaatttggctccccttgtgatgtcagaagggaatAATACCGccacttaatctgcactatccaaccacgacactgccattcaGTGCAGCGATCAGCTCATTCACATTTTAAAGGACagaaaaacggcacatttttgctcacacctacagtgtggcaattttaacatgctataataaattatctatatggtattttgagctaaaacttcacatatgtattctaaaatgtaaaataaaaaagtctggtgaaatgttccctttaagtAAGAAGTCTTAACTTTTCAGATACATAAGGTTTTActtgcatatgtgtgtgtgtttttttacattggTTCATCTGTTTCTCATAAAGTGAGATCACCGTTTGACTTTGTTCATTTGTTATATATCATGCAGAAGAAAGAGCTGCCTAGTCCAAAAAAATATGAGATCTACGCCTTCCATTTCTCAGATTTTGACTGCACTGAACTGGAGCTTGTAATGTGTGGCATCAAAATGTACTATGAAGTTGGAGTAGTCAAAAAGTTTCAGATCCCTCAGGAGGTAAATGCTGGATGATGATGGAGACTTTGTGAGCagcattttgtttgttaaaaaaaaaaaagataattggctgttgtttgttttaaataaggttTTGGTGAGATTCATGTACTCGGTGAGCAAAGGCTACAGGAAAATCACATATCACAACTGGCGACATGGCTTTAACGTTGGACAAACCATGTTTACATTACTCACGGTATGATCAGCCTCGGTGTCTGTGCTAAATGCATATTGATTCGGCTGTATGCAAACATTTCTATGCCACCAATCAGAACTGCAAGTGTTTCAAACTAATTTTGAGCACTACCCCTTATCTGCCGAATTTTATTTTAGGCCAAATGGGGAGTGGCACATAATTAACACATTGAACCTTAATTATTGCATCTTTGTTTTAGTTGTTCAAATATtcagtattgtgcaaaagtcttaggccaccatcaccagctttgttgttttagcaaagttatttatttttcactctttttattaagatacaaacagaaaatacaggaaatatgtacacaaaattaaaaacaaaacaattttcagaactaaatgtcttcttcaggcatcagtcagtatttagtgtgacctctcttggcacgaaacacatcttgagcttttttgattCGATTAGAATTAAAAATTTACGATTtgatttcatttaggtttaagagatcctgcagttgcctgctattgctcaagtatAAGGGGcgttgacacttcagcttatacttttatactgtttttaatactacatacacattttctttatattctggttgtattctaataaagaaactgagaaataattatatacgatcactatacaattgcaaaaacaacaaatctaatggtagtaTGGTGGCCTACGGcgtttgcacagtactgtacatattattatgataaatgtgagaatcaaaatataaaatgtttctttttttatggaGCCAGACAGGCCAGCTGAAGCGCTATTACACAGATTTGGAGGTGATGGCAATGATAACGGCTGGATTTCTGCATGATATTGACCACAGAGGCACGAATAATCTCTACCAAGTGAAGTGAGATGATCATTACTATAACCTTTACTAGTTTACTTTACCTATTTCTTTACctatttcttctgcttttaatacaaataattatcacattcatttgttttgtttttgatcAGGTCCCAGAATCCTCTTGCCAAACTGCATGGATCCTCTATTCTGGAGAGGCATCACTTGGAATTTGGCAAATTCTTGTTAGGAGAAGAGGTATGAGCGAGTTGACCAACATAAGTCTGGTTGGTCTCTCTGCTCATTTGATTTTATACTAACATATTTATGTTTTCATAGTCTTTAAACATCTTCCAAAACCTCAACAGAAGACAAACAGAACATGTCTTCCATCTCATTGATATTGCCATTATTGCAACTGACCTTGCCTTGTACTTCAAGTAAGTTATCACAAAGCTGTTTATGATGAGATAATGTAACATTTTCATGTTTCATTAAGTTATTTTTCAGTGCCGACTCGTGAATTCTTTTCCGAGGAGGCACGAATGAAAAACTCGTCAAAACAtcatcatgtgaacctatgtgcattgcGTGTCATGTCAAAAAACGTGCCTGCTACAGATGCTTcataagggtttatgataaaaaagatgcTCACGTTTGGAAGATACTTGCTTAACCTCATGTGCAGCcagcacgtattttgacatgacacgcaATCCACATAGGTCCCCATTacgcacagaacacatattttgagttgacgagccacacacatttaaccccaaacacatattttgaatttttccAGCTGCCACTGgaatttttaaagagcacctaatgtccgattcacgtttttacatttcctttggtgggtaggtgtgtattagtagcctacatgttaacgatatgcaaaaggtaccaaccccaaagtaaacgatgacacaaGTTATCGTTTCCAAATGCACGgcttgtaggcaacagtttacttcctgggattggtgatgtagacaagaccgacattatcataattccttccACTTGGACTCaaagcctgtaagttaactcctgttagcatcacattgtgaccgaatctttcaaacatggtaaagagcATCATATTTCCGGCTGAgttcagaggtattcaggccaatcacaacatacagattagctggccaatcagggacacaacttttcaaatcgataatttttgtacaaaatcagagcgagttacaaaaatgtacggtatgtgaaaaataatgtgttttttaaccataaaccacacaaacacattgtattataccaaatacacaaaataacgttgtttttagcaattaaaTGGGTGCTCTTTAAGTAAAATGAAATGCTTTGTGCAATGTAatgtgcaaaaataaaaattcattaaGATAATTTTTTGTACATCATTAAGCTGTGCAATCAGAATACAGGTTGGAATTACATGATACTGAGTAATCACGAGAAAGTTTTTATTTTCGGTGAATGGTTCCTTaaatttatttgaataaaataataaactttactTAACTCAACATTGTCTTATAGAAAGAGGACGATGTTTCAGAAAATTGTGGATCTCTCAGAGACGTACGAGGATGAGAAGAAATGGGTTGACTTCATGTCTCTTGAAACAACAAGAAAAGAAATAGTAATGTAAGTGTTtgcacattttaacattttcagcatAATCATTTGTGCTATGCATGTTTTccatatttgtattattttaccAGGGCTATGATGATGACAGCATGTGACCTCTCAGCTATCGCAAAGCCTTGGGAGATTCAAAGCAAGGTAGTAGATTGCAGCTAAAGAAAATCCAAACTTTTTCATCTCTTTAAGTATATGAGATATGATTTGTTGAATGTGGATCTTTCTGCCTCCTGCATCCCTTAGGTTGCCCTTTCTGTAGCAGCTGAATTCTGGGAGCAGGGTGATCTTGAGAGGACTGTCCTTGAACAACAGCCTATTGTGAGTATAAAGAATGGTAACCTAAAGACCTGTTCACATCTATAATGCTAAAGTTTTATGTCTTTCTAAATTTAAGAGAATATCAATGTCCACTCGGTATAGCGATATTTACATTGGGATATAGTAATGATCATTTTAGAGTGATTTGTTTTCAGCTGATGAACAAAAAACATAAACGGCCAATAACAATTTATGGATTTAAAGCGTCATAGCATAATGTTATCATCCATTTGTGTGAATGCTAATAAAGTTATCATTGTAGTCACTGAAAGCAGCCATATTGGAAAATAATCTTACATCTATTATCTTCAAGCTATGACCTAACCCTATAAAGTACCTTGGTGTGCCTCTATGCACTGTTAGTCACCTACAGAACAAAAACACCTTTGATAATCGGGTCATCTAAAAAAAGGTAATATTTTATCTTTTGACTTGGTCTAGCCTATGATGGACAGGAACAAAGCCGCAGAACTGCCAAAACTTCAGTGTGGTTTCATCGACTTTGTCTGTACTTTTGTCTACAAGGTACCTTTATGGATATCGCTTTTGTTTTCAGGATCGAATCCCACAAAATATTGAGTTATGATGTatccagtggcggctcgtgactgctctttcgaggggcgcaaattcaaaataagtgttcggagtgtcatgtgtgttgctcgtgttttcaaaatatgtgtttgttgcgtcatgtgaaccatgtgcattacgttttgtcaaaataagtgcctgctgcacacgcgtcaaaaccctttatgataaaagtgacggtcacaaaatacacgcaagacactcacttaagagtaaactctgattacccatgagattatgtgagtatctggcaagcgagagtctcttttatcataaaccctttaggcgcggttgcagcaggcacttattttaacaagacacgtgatgcacataggatcactcgatgcgccgaacacatattttgaaatgacgaaccacacacatgacgggctacatacatgttgtgacatacttcacatcgtgcgccctcgaaaaaagaagtcaccggccgccactgattgTATCGGTCACCAAATGTAAATTTGCAACCTTCCCCACTGTTTTCCACAGGAGTTCTCTCGCTTTCACAGCGCTGTCCAGCCAATGTACGATGGGATTCTTAATAACCGGAAGCACTGGAAAGAGAGACAGGAGGAATATGAGGCCAAACTGAAGGAATTAGAGGAGGCAGCTAAAGCCAAGCAGGAAGCAGCTGCCAAAAATGGTTTGAGTGTTGTTTTTTCTGATAATGTTCAATTGATGTGTAGTAAACATCTAGCTCTTTTATAGCTCATAGTTATCATATAATGTATATCTTGAATTAGTAAAGCTTTTGTGATTATTTCTCTACAGCTGCAACTACCAACAACACCAGTGGGTCCAAGACGTGTTCAGTCTGCTAAAGAAAGAGAACAGCATGGACGGCACAAGCAACCTGGGAAACAGATGAGAGAAGCCCCATCCACATTACATGGGGTATAAAATAAAGATGGACAAACACTATCAATGCATATGTTATCAATTGTTAACAAAAACAGCCCAGTTGTTGGAGTTGTAAAGGTGATTTAACTTTGTACTTAGTTACTAATTCATAATGTAATATTTGGGTCAAagtgtttggttacaaatatttttattgggATGTTAATCGGTTATATTTCAAAAGCAGTcttaggccctgtttacacatatatggttattttgaaaaactgagACATTTCCCTTCGTTTGCAcactttgtttacatgcaaacgGAAAACTCGTCTCTGAATCCGATTATTTCTAAAAACTCCGGCCAGAGTGGATATTTGGAAAATCTTTGGTTACatggttgcatgtaaactgagacaaacTGATATTTAGGCAGCCAACGTCACAGTATGCGCCGGAGCTCGCACCTACACCAAATGTGCGACCTTGTTCAAAAGAGGAACAGGAAGTTATTTTTTGCTGTTTCCGGGAttctgattggcttacgtgggcttcAGCTTTTCGTTACACCATAAATTCACAGGTATGTGTCAATGAACACTTtcctgaaaactgacatgtgtgcacaaagttatttttgaaaccggagaggttgaaattTCCGTTTATAAAAAAAGCCGGCAATGTGAAAACGTAGTCTTACATGCTTTATAGAAAAATGCAGAGGTGAATGCAAACATTGTATAAAAGGAtgtcatttataaaaatgtaatgttaaccaaGACGTGATTGACCAGAATTATTTCTTCTGGATGGTTCATttctttactggtaaattaaattataacttcttattatttttattgtaataaTGGTTCATCTATTGTAATAAGAAAATCCTAAACTGATGAATCTGCTACTTTGCCCTGGATACCCACGAACACAAAAGTCATTATACACGTCAAACCTTTCATTGAAGTGTTTACAGTACATTTTGTCCTCTTTCAAGAGATCACACCAAAGCTGATGAACTAATGGTCAGTTTGCTAAAAGTGATAAGTATTTAATAGGCAAAAACAGTAAATATTAACTAGTAAACATTTGAGTTTCGATGGCTTATGTAAAATCTGTAATGCCATTAGGTtgacattgttttttatgtagTTTTCCTTTTTCCACTTAAGTTGGCAGTTAATAAGCAACTGTTTGTCGGATTGATATACATCAAGTGCTGTCATGGGGTGTGTTTTATTGAGAAATGTCCTATTGAGACATGCATTCAGACAGAAAACTAATTCCAGTGGCCTTGATGTAGTACCATTCATCCAATGAGCTCTCAGCTGACCTGATTATTACACTGAACCTTGAGAAATTAACTCCATGTAATTACATTCATAAGGAAATCAAGCGTAGACATACTTTATTTGAATAGCAAGTTGTTTCTCTTTCACTGGATCTCCCTAAAAAACAAGTTATCTGtgtaaatatacaaatttaTCATCTTCAAAATGTCCAAGGATTTTGTAGTTTGTAACTTAATACCACAAGGATACGCTGTTACTGCATGCATCTATAATGAATTCTGTACGCTTATTAAAAAGCTCACTTACTATAAAAGTAGAAGAGCAAAGTACATTGATATTTAAATCAATGTGTCAGATCTGAAAGTGAAGGCCCAGGCTTGTTTGACACAAATTATATTCACTTGCAGAGCAAGTTTCATCACTTCATGCTAAGAATGTGATTAATGTCTCACATCATGATTCATGATCAAATACAAAGCTTTCAAACTGTTCCCAAAACACCATCAAATGTGGGTGATTTACGTTAAACAGATGAACATTTTAGCTTCACTTCTGTATGCTCAATGCTCATGACAATtaaagcaaatatatttttaaaaactttgtgTTGTTTGACTTGATATGACCAGGTAATATGATTTGGCAAAGCATAATGCATTAATGGATAGTTTATCTAATTTGAGGGCTCTTTTAAACTTCAGTTGCAATGACCTTTGGTTCTCTTCACAACACTTTCTGCTCAGTGACTCATTCACTAAGAAAGGCTCTTATCTCATGAGACCTCTCAGCAGTTTCCACTCTGCCTTCCCTAGTTGTCTAAGTGTTACCTGCAAAGGTTACTTGAATAGGTACACATGCAATTTAATGTTGGAGGAAATCCTTACAGGACATTTAATGGCCGGGGTCAATATCAGTATCAATATTTCTCACAACTAGCAAAATAAATAGATTTCAGTATATCTGAAACTATTAAAGTATGCCTGCATATGA is a window encoding:
- the pde6b gene encoding rod cGMP-specific 3',5'-cyclic phosphodiesterase subunit beta isoform X3, which produces MSVKKEDVEKFLDGNPAFARSYFDQKLKPDISSVEEGAIFYDLITDMQENVNMEKVIFKILKRISALIHADRCSLFMYRQRNGVAELATRLFNVNKDSELDDCVVAPDSEIVFPLDIGIVGHVAQTKKPINVKDVTQDSHFSTFVDNLTEYTTRNILATPIMNGKDVVAVIMAVNKTTGPYFTDEDEDLFLKYLKVGSLNLKIFHLSYLHNCETRKGQLLLWSANKVFEELTDIERQFHKALYTVRAYLNCDRYSVGLLDMTKEKEFFDVWPVLMGEQPPYSGPVTPDGREINFYKVIDYILHGKEDIKVIPNPPADHWALVSGLPTYVAESGFICNIMNAAAEEMFKFQTEALDESGWTIKNVLSLPIVNKKEEIVGVATFYNRKDGKPFDDHDEQLMEALTQFLGWSALNTDTYDKMNKLENRKDIAQDMVLYHVKCRDDEIQDILKTREYFDREPKDCEEDELLEILKKELPSPKKYEIYAFHFSDFDCTELELVMCGIKMYYEVGVVKKFQIPQEVLVRFMYSVSKGYRKITYHNWRHGFNVGQTMFTLLTTGQLKRYYTDLEVMAMITAGFLHDIDHRGTNNLYQVKSQNPLAKLHGSSILERHHLEFGKFLLGEESLNIFQNLNRRQTEHVFHLIDIAIIATDLALYFKKRTMFQKIVDLSETYEDEKKWVDFMSLETTRKEIVMAMMMTACDLSAIAKPWEIQSKVALSVAAEFWEQGDLERTVLEQQPIPMMDRNKAAELPKLQCGFIDFVCTFVYKEFSRFHSAVQPMYDGILNNRKHWKERQEEYEAKLKELEEAAKAKQEAAAKNGLSVVFSDNVQLMCSKHLALL
- the pde6b gene encoding rod cGMP-specific 3',5'-cyclic phosphodiesterase subunit beta isoform X4, with amino-acid sequence MSVKKEDVEKFLDGNPAFARSYFDQKLKPGAVASILRIPESKVDVETFKDISSVEEGAIFYDLITDMQENVNMEKVIFKILKRISALIHADRCSLFMYRQRNGVAELATRLFNVNKDSELDDCVVAPDSEIVFPLDIGIVGHVAQTKKPINVKDVTQDSHFSTFVDNLTEYTTRNILATPIMNGKDVVAVIMAVNKTTGPYFTDEDEDLFLKYLKVGSLNLKIFHLSYLHNCETRKGQLLLWSANKVFEELTDIERQFHKALYTVRAYLNCDRYSVGLLDMTKEKEFFDVWPVLMGEQPPYSGPVTPDGREINFYKVIDYILHGKEDIKVIPNPPADHWALVSGLPTYVAESGFICNIMNAAAEEMFKFQTEALDESGWTIKNVLSLPIVNKKEEIVGVATFYNRKDGKPFDDHDEQLMEALTQFLGWSALNTDTYDKMNKLENRKDIAQDMVLYHVKCRDDEIQDILKTREYFDREPKDCEEDELLEILKKELPSPKKYEIYAFHFSDFDCTELELVMCGIKMYYEVGVVKKFQIPQEVLVRFMYSVSKGYRKITYHNWRHGFNVGQTMFTLLTTGQLKRYYTDLEVMAMITAGFLHDIDHRGTNNLYQVKSQNPLAKLHGSSILERHHLEFGKFLLGEESLNIFQNLNRRQTEHVFHLIDIAIIATDLALYFKKRTMFQKIVDLSETYEDEKKWVDFMSLETTRKEIVMAMMMTACDLSAIAKPWEIQSKVALSVAAEFWEQGDLERTVLEQQPIPMMDRNKAAELPKLQCGFIDFVCTFVYKEFSRFHSAVQPMYDGILNNRKHWKERQEEYEAKLKELEETSGSKTCSVC
- the pde6b gene encoding rod cGMP-specific 3',5'-cyclic phosphodiesterase subunit beta isoform X2 yields the protein MSVKKEDVEKFLDGNPAFARSYFDQKLKPGAVASILRIPESKVDVETFKDISSVEEGAIFYDLITDMQENVNMEKVIFKILKRISALIHADRCSLFMYRQRNGVAELATRLFNVNKDSELDDCVVAPDSEIVFPLDIGIVGHVAQTKKPINVKDVTQDSHFSTFVDNLTEYTTRNILATPIMNGKDVVAVIMAVNKTTGPYFTDEDEDLFLKYLKVGSLNLKIFHLSYLHNCETRKGQLLLWSANKVFEELTDIERQFHKALYTVRAYLNCDRYSVGLLDMTKEKEFFDVWPVLMGEQPPYSGPVTPDGREINFYKVIDYILHGKEDIKVIPNPPADHWALVSGLPTYVAESGFICNIMNAAAEEMFKFQTEALDESGWTIKNVLSLPIVNKKEEIVGVATFYNRKDGKPFDDHDEQLMEALTQFLGWSALNTDTYDKMNKLENRKDIAQDMVLYHVKCRDDEIQDILKTREYFDREPKDCEEDELLEILKKELPSPKKYEIYAFHFSDFDCTELELVMCGIKMYYEVGVVKKFQIPQEVLVRFMYSVSKGYRKITYHNWRHGFNVGQTMFTLLTTGQLKRYYTDLEVMAMITAGFLHDIDHRGTNNLYQVKSQNPLAKLHGSSILERHHLEFGKFLLGEESLNIFQNLNRRQTEHVFHLIDIAIIATDLALYFKKRTMFQKIVDLSETYEDEKKWVDFMSLETTRKEIVMAMMMTACDLSAIAKPWEIQSKVALSVAAEFWEQGDLERTVLEQQPIPMMDRNKAAELPKLQCGFIDFVCTFVYKEFSRFHSAVQPMYDGILNNRKHWKERQEEYEAKLKELEEAAKAKQEAAAKNAATTNNTSGSKTCSVC